The window GGTGGTCACGAAATCCGGTACCGCGCCAGGCACGTCGACGCTGGATTCGCCGCGCATCATCCTGGCCACCGGCGCGCGCGCCAAGTTCCTGCCCGGCATCGAAGCCGACGGTGATCGCATCATCACCTACCGCGAGGCGATGGTGCTGCCGGAGGTTCCCAAGTCGATGGTGGTGATCGGCGCCGGCGCCATCGGCATCGAGTTCGCCGACTTCTGGAACGCCTTCGGTGTCGAGGTCACGGTGATCGAATTTTTGCCGCGCGTGCTGCCGATCGAAGACGAAGAGATCTCGCAGTCGTTGGCCCGCATCCTCAAGAAGAAAGGCATGACGCTGCACCTGGGCGCCAAGACCACCGGCGTGAAGGTCAGCGGCAAATCGGTCACCACGTCGTTCACCACCTCGGACGGCCAGGAAAAGCAGGTCACGTCGGAGCGCGTGCTCATGGCGGTGGGCGTGCGCGCCAACGTCGAGGGCTTCGGCTTCGAAGGGATGGGCGTGGCGCTGGACCGCGGGTTCATCCAGGTCGACGACGCGTACAAGACCACCAGCCCCGGCATCTGGGCCATCGGCGACTGCGCCGGCCCGCCGCTGCTGGCCCACGTGGCGATGGCCGAAGGTGTTCGCTGCATCGAAGCGATGGCCGGCAAGCACGTCGAACCGGTGAACTACGACGCCATCCCCGGCTGCACCTACTGCGATCCGGAGGTGGCCTCGATCGGCAAGACCGAGGCGCAGGCGCGCGAGGC of the Polyangia bacterium genome contains:
- the lpdA gene encoding dihydrolipoyl dehydrogenase: MAEKYDVIVIGAGPGGYVAAIRAAQLGFKTACIERERAGGICLNWGCIPTKALLKSAEMMRAVRHAGDHGVVVSGPITFDWSKVISRSRGVADKLASGVEFLFRKYGVHQIAGTASLKGRGKVEVVTKSGTAPGTSTLDSPRIILATGARAKFLPGIEADGDRIITYREAMVLPEVPKSMVVIGAGAIGIEFADFWNAFGVEVTVIEFLPRVLPIEDEEISQSLARILKKKGMTLHLGAKTTGVKVSGKSVTTSFTTSDGQEKQVTSERVLMAVGVRANVEGFGFEGMGVALDRGFIQVDDAYKTTSPGIWAIGDCAGPPLLAHVAMAEGVRCIEAMAGKHVEPVNYDAIPGCTYCDPEVASIGKTEAQAREAGIDIAVGRFPFSAQGKALAAGHPDGFVKVITNKARGEIVGVHAIGHGVTDLIAEMSVAMTSEATAHDVLAAVHPHPTLSEAMFEATAAALGEAVHI